Proteins encoded by one window of Antechinus flavipes isolate AdamAnt ecotype Samford, QLD, Australia chromosome 4, AdamAnt_v2, whole genome shotgun sequence:
- the PSMB8 gene encoding proteasome subunit beta type-8 — MALLEVCGAPRGRQVSWDTGSGHPRDPGHYSFSLRTPELAVPRGLQPPEFFRSLEANAANQVRIEMAHGTTTLAFKFQHGVIVAVDSRASAGNYIATLHVNKVIEINPYLLGTMSGCAADCQYWERLLAKECRLYRLRNGERISVSAASKLLSNMMCQYRGMGLSMGSMICGWDKKGPGLYYVDDNGTRLSGTMFSTGSGNSYAYGVLDSGYRPDLRPEEAYDLARRAIVHATHRDNYSGGFVNMYHMKEDGWVKVESSDVSNLFHEYLKSQE, encoded by the exons ATGGCTCTCCTGGAGGTGTGCGGGGCTCCCCGGGGGCGTCAGGTTTCGTGGGACACGGGCAGTGGACACCCCCGAGATCCCGGGCACTACAGCTTCTCCTTGAGGACCCCGGAACTGGCCGTCCCACGAGGGCTGCAG ccTCCCGAGTTCTTTCGATCGCTGGAGGCAAATGCTGCGAACCAAGTCAGAATTGAGATGGCTCATGGCACCACAACTCTAGCCTTCAAATTCCAGCACGGTGTGATCGTGGCAGTAGATTCCCGGGCCTCAGCTGGGAATTATATTG CCACTCTACATGTGAACAAAGTAATTGAAATTAATCCTTACCTTCTGGGCACCATGTCAGGCTGTGCAGCTGACTGTCAATACTGGGAGCGACTCTTGGCCAAAGAGTGTCG ATTGTACCGACTTCGGAATGGGGAGCGCATATCTGTGTCTGCTGCTTCCAAGTTGCTGTCCAACATGATGTGCCAGTACCGAGGCATGGGGCTATCCATGGGCAGTATGATTTGTGGTTGGGACAAAAAG ggcCCTGGACTGTATTATGTGGATGATAACGGGACGAGACTCTCAGGGACAATGTTTTCCACAGGCAGCGGAAATAGTTATGCCTATGGAGTTCTGGACAGTGGTTATCGACCTGACCTCAGGCCTGAGGAAGCTTATGACCTTGCCAGACGGGCAATCGTCCATGCTACCCACAGGGATAACTACTCTGGGGGTTTTGTCAATA TGTACCATATGAAGGAGGATGGCTGGGTGAAGGTGGAGAGTTCTGATGTCAGTAACCTATTCCATGAGTACCTGAAGAGCCAGGAGTGA